In Spirochaetales bacterium, a single genomic region encodes these proteins:
- the nadC gene encoding carboxylating nicotinate-nucleotide diphosphorylase — MDIREFDRIIDYACEEDFGNEGDITSDAIFSDEVARAVLISKDHGVLAGSFLFAGVFGRIEPAIRVEFFRSDGDSLAPMERVAVVEGPVGRILQGERIALNFLSFLSGIASVTRRCVEAVGSGKTLILDTRKTIPGFRKLSKYAVRMGGGKNHRMGLYDMILIKDNHIDASGGITEAVAKVKKAWGSRFTIEVECRSLEDVKEALRCGVDIILLDNMDSTTIGKAVELCCGKVKCEASGNMNEERIREVSGMGVDYISVGMITKSVCAFDFSLDIMIRDAKKNGSGK, encoded by the coding sequence ATGGATATACGGGAATTCGATCGGATTATCGATTATGCGTGTGAAGAAGATTTCGGCAATGAAGGGGACATCACTTCGGATGCGATTTTTTCGGACGAGGTCGCCCGCGCGGTCCTCATTTCCAAGGATCATGGCGTGCTTGCCGGTTCATTTTTATTCGCCGGGGTTTTCGGAAGGATAGAACCGGCAATACGGGTCGAGTTTTTTCGTTCCGACGGCGATAGCCTTGCTCCCATGGAACGAGTCGCGGTCGTCGAAGGTCCGGTCGGCCGGATTCTTCAGGGAGAACGGATAGCTCTCAATTTTTTGTCGTTCCTTTCGGGAATCGCATCCGTGACCAGAAGGTGTGTTGAGGCGGTGGGTTCCGGAAAGACCCTTATCCTCGATACAAGAAAAACGATTCCCGGCTTCAGGAAGCTTTCAAAATACGCGGTGCGTATGGGAGGGGGGAAGAATCACCGGATGGGCCTTTATGATATGATTCTGATCAAGGATAACCACATCGATGCTTCCGGCGGTATCACCGAAGCCGTTGCAAAGGTTAAAAAGGCGTGGGGGAGCAGGTTTACCATCGAGGTGGAGTGCCGTTCGCTCGAAGACGTGAAAGAGGCGCTTCGGTGCGGTGTCGACATAATTCTGCTCGATAATATGGATTCAACGACAATCGGGAAGGCGGTCGAGCTGTGCTGCGGGAAGGTGAAGTGTGAAGCATCGGGCAATATGAATGAGGAGAGGATCAGGGAGGTCAGCGGGATGGGCGTCGACTATATCTCCGTCGGAATGATTACAAAATCGGTATGCGCCTTTGATTTTTCTCTTGACATCATGATTCGGGATGCAAAGAAGAACGGTTCGGGGAAATAA
- a CDS encoding metallophosphoesterase family protein: MCIISSYRSMETNLFDTIRNVYNIGPAEDKKIVIFSDLHLGNGGSNDDFIKNGTLFSTLLERSYYDGGYHLVLNGDIEELQKFSLNGIRKRWKAVFTLFDAFNNESRLYKTAGNHDEDLLLDQRRGRGYGYMIHECLSLTIDSDIPIYIFHGHQSSLFFTRYNALAGLFVRYLAKPFYIKNLSVAYSNHKKFITEQRVYRFSSRQKIISIIGHTHRPLFESISKIDDLRFRIEQLCRSYPDMTESERELTGKTVFKYKKELHRYFQVKKNQSLISSLYSTPLLVPNLFNAGCGIGKSGMTCIEIREREIALVHWFDSRRSDNYLKDPNYECEQIVGTTCYKVVLKKEPLSYIFARINLLA, from the coding sequence ATGTGTATTATCAGTTCATATCGTTCCATGGAGACCAACCTTTTTGACACAATACGCAACGTATATAATATCGGCCCGGCAGAAGATAAAAAAATCGTCATCTTCAGCGACCTCCACCTCGGTAACGGGGGAAGCAACGACGATTTTATTAAAAACGGGACGCTTTTTTCGACACTGCTCGAACGTTCGTATTATGACGGGGGCTATCACCTCGTCCTGAACGGGGATATCGAGGAATTGCAGAAGTTCAGTCTCAACGGAATCAGAAAACGGTGGAAAGCGGTTTTCACTCTCTTCGATGCTTTCAACAATGAATCGCGGCTGTATAAAACGGCGGGCAATCACGACGAGGACCTTCTTCTCGATCAAAGGCGGGGGCGGGGATACGGATACATGATCCACGAATGCCTTTCCCTCACCATCGACTCCGACATACCGATCTATATCTTTCACGGCCACCAATCCTCACTCTTTTTCACGAGATATAATGCACTCGCGGGTTTGTTCGTCAGGTACCTGGCAAAGCCGTTCTACATAAAAAACCTCTCCGTGGCTTACAGCAACCATAAAAAATTCATCACCGAACAACGCGTCTACCGTTTTTCCTCACGGCAAAAGATCATTTCGATCATCGGGCATACGCACCGCCCCCTTTTCGAATCCATTTCAAAAATCGACGATCTGCGCTTCCGCATCGAACAGCTTTGCCGCTCGTATCCGGATATGACGGAGTCCGAGAGGGAACTCACCGGAAAAACTGTTTTCAAATATAAAAAAGAATTACATCGCTATTTTCAGGTAAAGAAAAATCAGAGCCTCATATCGAGTCTATACAGCACCCCCCTGCTGGTTCCGAACCTTTTCAACGCGGGATGCGGCATTGGTAAAAGCGGGATGACATGTATCGAAATCAGGGAACGTGAAATCGCCCTGGTTCACTGGTTCGACAGCAGAAGAAGCGATAACTATCTCAAAGATCCCAATTACGAGTGCGAGCAAATCGTTGGTACCACCTGCTATAAGGTGGTACTGAAGAAAGAGCCGCTTTCCTATATCTTTGCCCGTATCAATCTGCTTGCATAA
- a CDS encoding ribosomal-processing cysteine protease Prp has translation MKEVSAAGHAGYAKKGGDIVCAGVTTLLRSAAKVLYGNENVTVSGIAPAEGILRFGVSDIPGSEFLWVKGITDVLIQGLSDLCSEFPDKMRIEIKE, from the coding sequence GTGAAGGAGGTATCCGCTGCGGGACACGCCGGGTACGCGAAAAAAGGCGGTGATATTGTCTGCGCAGGGGTGACGACACTCCTCAGGTCCGCGGCAAAAGTATTATACGGGAATGAGAACGTGACGGTTTCAGGAATTGCCCCGGCTGAAGGAATCCTCCGGTTCGGTGTTTCCGATATTCCGGGAAGCGAATTTCTTTGGGTAAAGGGGATAACGGATGTCCTCATACAGGGTCTGAGTGATCTGTGTTCGGAGTTTCCGGACAAAATGAGGATTGAAATAAAAGAATAA
- the yqeK gene encoding bis(5'-nucleosyl)-tetraphosphatase (symmetrical) YqeK, with protein sequence MDKEKNSRYYNMICDYILRHLSEKRRLHCTETGRLAHSLALRYGASGAKALLAGTAHDMAREMPAGEMVTCALRDGFPLRKWEKKHPVLVHGRAAAVILRDMIGIDEEDVLDAVRMHTFGGPDMGIIAKVVYIADYMEPTRNFLADDYRQALLEEDITRILLFVTEEKIRHVKKKGRKVIGMTKQLYRSLKGGKAKA encoded by the coding sequence ATGGATAAGGAGAAAAACAGCCGTTACTACAACATGATTTGCGATTACATTCTCCGTCATCTTTCCGAGAAGCGACGTCTGCATTGCACGGAAACAGGACGACTTGCGCACTCCCTGGCCCTGCGGTACGGCGCATCGGGGGCAAAGGCCCTTCTCGCCGGAACGGCCCATGATATGGCTCGCGAGATGCCGGCAGGTGAGATGGTGACGTGTGCACTCCGTGACGGATTTCCCTTGCGTAAATGGGAAAAAAAACACCCGGTGCTTGTACACGGGAGGGCGGCCGCGGTAATCCTCCGGGATATGATCGGTATTGATGAAGAGGATGTGCTGGATGCGGTCAGGATGCATACCTTCGGCGGTCCCGATATGGGAATTATCGCGAAGGTTGTTTATATCGCCGACTATATGGAACCGACGAGGAATTTTCTCGCCGACGATTACAGGCAGGCGTTGCTCGAGGAAGATATAACGAGGATCCTTCTTTTTGTCACCGAAGAAAAAATCCGGCACGTGAAAAAAAAGGGAAGAAAGGTGATCGGCATGACAAAACAATTATACAGGAGTCTAAAAGGAGGGAAAGCCAAGGCGTAA
- a CDS encoding YgiQ family radical SAM protein: protein MKRFGFSECDIILVTGDTYIDSPFIGVALIGKVLLEKGYRVGIIAQPDTESPGDITRLGEPRLFWGITGGCMDSMVANYTATKKFRKSDDLTPGGINNRRPDRAVIVYANLIRRYFKNTAPLVLGGVEASLRRICHYDYWSNKVRNSVLFDAKADILVYGMAEKTVAALAEKLDRGEDYRDLRGICYPSGEMKRDYIMLPSADEVASDKEAFARMFAVFYENTDPHDARGLLQRHGNRYLVHNPPGYYETEEELDRIHSLDFERDVHPWYGVRGRVRALDTIRFSITSHRGCAGECNFCSISIHQGRVVRSRSVDSIVSEAERFKNHPDFRGIITDTGGPTANMYGAQCRRWAERGACRGKRCLFPRICNQYESDHKRQISLLKRLEEISGVKKVFLASGIRHDLVLSDKNGFAYLEQILRHHTSGQLKLAPEHSEEKVLALMGKTGGTSLTDFMRMFERLAEKDGKKQFLTYYFMAAHPGCTGEDMMKLDRFIRTNLKIRPEQVQIFTPTPSTWSTLMYYTGINPFTCDRLFVEKGMKAVQRQKDVIQ, encoded by the coding sequence TTGAAACGGTTTGGTTTCTCCGAATGCGATATTATACTCGTGACCGGCGACACCTATATCGACAGTCCCTTCATCGGGGTCGCCTTGATCGGGAAGGTTCTTCTTGAAAAAGGGTACCGTGTGGGGATTATCGCTCAGCCCGATACCGAAAGTCCCGGGGACATCACGCGACTCGGCGAACCCCGGCTTTTCTGGGGAATTACGGGCGGATGTATGGATTCCATGGTCGCAAATTATACGGCAACGAAGAAGTTCAGAAAATCCGACGACCTGACCCCGGGAGGAATCAACAACAGGCGGCCGGACAGGGCGGTCATCGTTTATGCAAACCTCATCCGAAGGTATTTCAAGAACACGGCGCCCCTCGTCCTTGGCGGTGTCGAGGCGAGTCTGCGGAGAATCTGCCATTACGATTACTGGAGCAACAAAGTGCGGAATTCGGTGCTTTTCGATGCCAAGGCGGATATTCTCGTGTACGGTATGGCTGAAAAGACCGTTGCCGCGCTTGCCGAAAAACTGGACAGGGGAGAGGATTACAGGGACCTCAGGGGCATCTGTTATCCGTCCGGAGAAATGAAGCGGGATTATATCATGTTGCCTTCGGCGGACGAGGTCGCGTCGGATAAAGAAGCGTTCGCCCGGATGTTTGCAGTTTTTTATGAAAATACAGATCCCCATGATGCACGCGGGCTTCTGCAGCGGCACGGGAACAGGTACCTCGTTCATAATCCGCCCGGATATTATGAAACGGAAGAAGAACTCGACAGAATCCACTCTCTCGATTTCGAACGGGACGTTCATCCCTGGTACGGCGTCCGGGGGCGGGTGAGGGCATTGGATACGATCAGATTTTCGATCACCTCACACCGGGGATGCGCAGGGGAATGCAATTTCTGTTCGATATCGATCCATCAGGGGAGGGTTGTCCGGTCACGGAGTGTGGATTCGATAGTAAGTGAAGCCGAACGGTTTAAGAACCATCCTGATTTCAGGGGAATCATTACCGATACCGGGGGGCCGACGGCAAACATGTACGGCGCACAATGCAGGCGGTGGGCGGAACGGGGTGCATGCAGGGGGAAACGGTGCCTTTTTCCCCGAATCTGCAACCAATATGAATCGGATCACAAACGGCAGATATCGCTTCTCAAACGGCTCGAGGAGATTTCCGGTGTCAAAAAGGTATTTCTCGCATCGGGGATCAGGCACGATCTGGTCCTTTCGGATAAAAACGGCTTCGCGTACCTGGAACAGATCCTTCGTCATCATACCTCCGGCCAGCTCAAACTGGCGCCTGAACATTCGGAGGAAAAGGTACTCGCCTTGATGGGGAAGACCGGGGGAACATCCCTTACGGATTTCATGCGTATGTTCGAGCGACTCGCCGAAAAAGACGGTAAAAAACAGTTTCTCACCTATTATTTTATGGCGGCGCATCCCGGTTGTACCGGAGAGGACATGATGAAACTTGATCGGTTTATCCGGACAAACCTGAAAATCAGGCCGGAGCAGGTCCAGATTTTTACCCCCACCCCGTCAACATGGTCGACACTCATGTATTACACGGGAATAAATCCCTTCACCTGCGACCGGCTGTTTGTCGAAAAAGGCATGAAAGCAGTTCAAAGACAGAAAGACGTGATTCAATGA
- the rplU gene encoding 50S ribosomal protein L21, whose translation MYALVDIKGKQYRAEKGSVLKIDRVKQEKGEKIAFDSVLLISDGGKVNVGTPYVDGARVQAVVEEHGRDKKIVVFKYKKRKHYRKKNGHRQHYSVIKIQDISKS comes from the coding sequence ATGTACGCACTTGTCGACATAAAAGGAAAACAGTACAGGGCAGAAAAAGGCAGTGTATTGAAAATAGACCGCGTTAAACAGGAAAAGGGAGAAAAGATAGCGTTTGATTCCGTTTTGCTCATTTCAGACGGCGGCAAAGTAAACGTCGGTACACCGTACGTCGATGGTGCCAGGGTTCAGGCTGTGGTTGAAGAACATGGGCGGGACAAAAAAATCGTGGTGTTCAAATATAAAAAGAGAAAACACTACAGGAAGAAAAACGGCCACCGTCAGCATTATTCGGTCATTAAAATACAGGATATTTCCAAGAGTTAG
- a CDS encoding glucosamine-6-phosphate deaminase — protein sequence MKNEKEKIRAIVYDTNEEATTHIARLIADLIKERNAKGKTVTLGLVAGPSVINLYSTLVKIHREEKISFEGVVTFNVDEYYPIRPDQLQSSTWFMHEHLFRHVDIKPENIHIPEGTMAPDRMEDACRDYERAIGSAGGIDLLLTVLGYKGHIGLNDPGLPPETRTRLVTLDHIMRHEAAGDFFGEENVPPQAFSIGLETILTARSILLLAFGEQKARIVKKMVEEDSAEHPAVHSLRNHRDISIICDRAAASYLTKIQTPWIKGAVRWDRRLLRRAVVWLALKKKKAILKLTEDDYSENDLYDLLDHYGSAYQANLEVFHDIQATITGWPGGKTGLPHGETSQKQKKPWQRGPFPKRCIIFSPHPDDDVISMGGTLIRLTDQGHEVHIAYQTDGGNAVFDHDALRFADFVTEFSSIFGIAQKEMEKIERHIGQFLKNKDPKDRDSEEVYKIKVLIRKTEAKAAGRACGVPEERLHFLNMPFYRDRHLKKREPGKEDIRLIADLLDRVKPHQVYAAGDLTDPHGTHIICFRAIEAAFKQLKTRPWYRDCTVWLYRGAWQEWEPEHIDMAVPLSPDELMRKRLAIFKHQSQKDLAMFPGPVDKREFWQRAEGRNRATARLYDSLGFAEYEAIEAFREYPLP from the coding sequence ATGAAAAACGAAAAAGAGAAAATCAGGGCAATCGTCTATGATACAAACGAAGAGGCGACCACACATATTGCACGTCTCATCGCCGACCTTATAAAGGAACGGAATGCAAAAGGGAAGACAGTCACTCTCGGTCTAGTCGCCGGACCATCCGTAATCAACCTCTACAGTACACTGGTGAAAATTCATCGGGAAGAAAAAATAAGCTTTGAAGGCGTCGTCACCTTCAATGTCGACGAATACTATCCGATACGGCCCGATCAGCTTCAAAGTTCCACATGGTTCATGCACGAACATCTTTTTCGCCATGTTGATATCAAACCGGAAAACATTCATATACCGGAAGGTACGATGGCGCCGGACCGTATGGAAGACGCCTGTCGTGATTATGAAAGGGCAATCGGGTCCGCGGGCGGGATCGATCTGTTGCTTACCGTACTCGGGTACAAGGGCCACATCGGATTGAACGATCCGGGACTGCCCCCGGAAACGAGAACACGTCTTGTCACCCTCGATCATATTATGCGTCACGAGGCCGCGGGCGATTTTTTCGGCGAGGAGAATGTCCCCCCGCAGGCGTTTTCAATAGGATTGGAAACAATTTTGACCGCTCGATCGATTCTTCTTTTAGCCTTCGGCGAACAAAAGGCCCGTATCGTCAAAAAAATGGTCGAAGAAGACTCAGCCGAACACCCCGCAGTTCACTCACTCAGAAATCATCGTGATATTTCGATCATATGCGACCGTGCGGCCGCCTCATACCTGACAAAAATTCAAACGCCATGGATAAAAGGAGCCGTCAGGTGGGACCGCAGGCTTCTGCGGCGTGCCGTTGTGTGGCTTGCCCTGAAAAAGAAAAAAGCGATTCTGAAACTCACTGAAGACGATTACTCGGAAAACGACCTCTACGACCTGCTCGATCATTACGGGTCCGCCTATCAGGCGAACCTCGAAGTCTTTCACGATATTCAGGCTACCATCACCGGATGGCCGGGCGGAAAAACCGGCTTACCCCACGGTGAAACGAGTCAAAAACAAAAAAAACCCTGGCAACGGGGGCCGTTCCCCAAACGTTGCATCATATTCAGCCCACACCCGGACGACGATGTCATCTCCATGGGCGGAACCCTCATCCGCCTTACCGACCAGGGACACGAAGTCCATATCGCCTACCAGACGGACGGCGGCAATGCCGTCTTCGATCACGACGCGCTCCGTTTCGCGGACTTCGTTACCGAATTCAGTTCAATCTTCGGGATCGCACAAAAAGAAATGGAAAAGATCGAACGCCATATCGGACAATTTCTCAAAAACAAGGATCCGAAGGATCGTGATTCGGAGGAGGTATACAAGATAAAGGTCCTTATCCGCAAAACAGAGGCAAAGGCGGCGGGTAGAGCATGCGGCGTTCCCGAAGAACGGCTTCATTTTCTCAATATGCCGTTCTACAGGGACAGGCACCTGAAAAAACGCGAACCAGGCAAGGAAGATATCCGTCTTATCGCGGACCTTCTTGATCGTGTAAAACCTCACCAGGTATATGCGGCCGGAGATCTTACCGATCCCCACGGGACGCATATCATATGCTTTCGCGCTATCGAAGCTGCGTTTAAACAACTCAAAACACGGCCGTGGTACAGGGATTGCACGGTCTGGCTTTACCGCGGTGCATGGCAGGAATGGGAGCCCGAACACATCGATATGGCCGTTCCCCTTTCCCCCGACGAGCTTATGAGAAAGCGTCTTGCCATCTTCAAACACCAATCCCAGAAAGACCTCGCCATGTTTCCCGGCCCCGTAGACAAGCGCGAGTTTTGGCAGCGGGCGGAGGGAAGAAACCGCGCGACAGCCAGGCTTTATGATTCACTCGGTTTTGCCGAATATGAGGCGATCGAGGCATTCAGAGAATACCCCCTGCCGTGA
- the obgE gene encoding GTPase ObgE produces the protein MSTFVDETVIDVYSGGGGRGAVSFRREKYVPKGGPDGGDGGKGGDVVFIVRNNLKTLVHLKQKKVFKAKNGESGKGQRKHGKNGDDVTIAVAPGTLVRDFYTGELYRDFTDAEERWLFLEGGRGGRGNWHFRSSTRQTPRFAQPGEPAKHRKLIIELNLIADVGLVGLPNAGKSTLLSALTNARPEIASYPFTTKIPNLGVLNVFGREIVIADIPGIIKGASTGAGLGIRFLKHISRTFLIMLLVDLSDDNYMAAVDILRGELEQFAGDRLLSKSRMIVGTKCDIEGTDDRLSELKSAFPGMCVTGISAVTGMGLDTLKKDMLRCCHDDETDTAGR, from the coding sequence GTGAGTACATTTGTCGATGAAACAGTCATTGATGTGTATTCTGGTGGGGGCGGAAGAGGGGCTGTTTCATTCAGACGGGAGAAATATGTCCCTAAAGGAGGACCGGACGGCGGAGACGGAGGGAAGGGCGGGGATGTTGTCTTTATTGTCAGAAACAATCTGAAAACACTCGTTCACCTCAAACAGAAAAAGGTTTTCAAGGCAAAGAACGGGGAATCCGGGAAAGGGCAACGAAAACACGGGAAAAACGGGGATGATGTGACGATTGCCGTGGCACCAGGCACCCTGGTCAGGGATTTTTACACGGGCGAATTATACAGGGATTTCACCGATGCGGAAGAGCGGTGGCTTTTCCTTGAAGGGGGAAGGGGCGGCAGGGGGAACTGGCATTTCAGGAGTTCGACCAGACAGACTCCACGATTCGCACAGCCGGGTGAACCTGCGAAACACAGAAAACTCATTATCGAACTCAACCTTATCGCCGATGTCGGGCTTGTGGGGCTTCCGAATGCCGGAAAATCCACGCTGCTTTCAGCACTCACCAATGCCAGGCCCGAAATCGCCTCCTATCCCTTTACGACAAAAATACCGAACCTCGGCGTCCTGAACGTTTTCGGGAGGGAGATCGTCATCGCCGATATACCGGGAATCATCAAGGGGGCTTCGACAGGAGCCGGATTGGGAATCAGGTTTCTCAAACATATATCCCGGACGTTTCTCATCATGCTGCTGGTCGATTTGAGTGATGACAATTATATGGCCGCAGTCGATATTCTCAGGGGCGAGCTCGAGCAATTTGCCGGCGACCGGCTTCTTTCAAAAAGCAGAATGATCGTGGGGACGAAATGTGATATTGAGGGCACGGACGACCGTCTTTCGGAACTGAAATCCGCGTTTCCCGGTATGTGCGTTACCGGTATTTCCGCCGTGACGGGTATGGGCCTCGATACGTTAAAGAAGGACATGCTTCGTTGTTGCCATGACGATGAAACCGATACGGCCGGTCGATAG
- the rpmA gene encoding 50S ribosomal protein L27 — protein MAHKKGGGSSKNGRDSQSQRLGIKRYSGEAVRAGTIIVRQRGTKFHPGDNVGKGKDDTLFALKDGTVVFKMRKNRKLIEIQPS, from the coding sequence ATGGCACATAAAAAGGGCGGTGGAAGTTCAAAAAACGGGAGAGATTCGCAGTCCCAGCGACTCGGGATTAAGCGTTACAGCGGAGAAGCCGTCAGGGCGGGAACGATTATCGTTCGCCAGCGCGGTACGAAGTTTCACCCGGGCGACAATGTCGGCAAAGGTAAGGACGATACCCTTTTTGCCCTGAAAGACGGCACTGTTGTCTTTAAAATGAGAAAAAACAGAAAGCTTATCGAAATACAGCCATCCTGA
- a CDS encoding LCP family protein yields the protein MRKKRLDKSVLLLALIVGLIGIMAVMGYLYLRPDVMTVTMKKGQPVKILFVFSENGELRFMELFLYHPVQKKGGLFHIPENLGTKIDQLDRVDEISVLYKPGKLSELKKKVEQIVESDIPFYIDMRIGNISRLVDLLEGIELYISNPVDTEYNGKRILLPSGIVLLDGEKVEDYIGYEEPNEEERDKVWRKQKFLQALLKRIGEPSVLAFMENDDAFNRFYEELETNISRRDLRSFIREMAEFDPEHIYPARVEGKLYLVEEKEILFPHLKGEYLKLNVKQLLDTISSNEIFDDEQLTVTLEILNGTDVNGLASRTAHLYQNYGYEVVSVGNADHDNYSATIVLDRKGRFDVAEKVAQIIKCERVRTEISNTELESTDVTIILGKDFDGTNCKR from the coding sequence ATGAGAAAAAAAAGGCTTGATAAAAGCGTTCTATTGCTTGCTCTTATCGTCGGTCTGATCGGTATTATGGCGGTCATGGGGTATTTATATCTCAGACCCGATGTGATGACGGTAACGATGAAAAAAGGCCAGCCGGTAAAAATACTTTTCGTTTTTTCGGAAAACGGCGAACTGCGTTTTATGGAGTTGTTTCTCTATCATCCCGTCCAGAAAAAAGGGGGCCTTTTTCATATACCGGAGAATCTCGGGACAAAAATCGATCAACTCGACCGTGTCGATGAAATCAGTGTTCTGTATAAACCGGGAAAACTATCGGAATTGAAGAAGAAAGTGGAGCAGATCGTGGAAAGCGATATACCTTTTTATATTGACATGAGGATCGGCAATATTTCCCGCCTCGTGGATCTGCTTGAGGGGATCGAATTATATATTTCCAATCCCGTCGATACGGAATATAACGGGAAACGGATTCTCCTTCCTTCGGGCATCGTGCTGCTTGACGGGGAGAAAGTAGAAGATTATATCGGTTATGAGGAACCGAATGAAGAGGAACGGGACAAAGTATGGAGAAAGCAGAAGTTTCTCCAGGCCCTGCTTAAACGGATCGGGGAGCCTTCGGTATTGGCTTTTATGGAAAACGACGACGCGTTCAACCGCTTTTATGAGGAACTCGAAACGAACATTTCACGCCGTGATCTCCGTTCGTTTATCCGGGAAATGGCGGAGTTCGATCCGGAACATATCTATCCCGCCCGTGTCGAAGGGAAATTATACCTGGTCGAAGAGAAGGAGATTCTTTTCCCCCATTTAAAAGGTGAATATCTGAAATTGAATGTCAAACAGCTTCTCGATACCATCTCCAGTAACGAAATTTTCGACGACGAGCAACTGACAGTGACGCTCGAAATACTCAATGGAACGGATGTCAACGGACTCGCGAGCCGCACCGCACATCTGTATCAGAATTACGGATATGAGGTGGTTTCCGTCGGTAATGCAGACCATGACAATTATTCGGCGACCATCGTGCTTGATCGCAAAGGCAGGTTTGATGTCGCGGAAAAAGTGGCCCAAATCATCAAATGCGAACGGGTACGCACCGAAATATCGAATACGGAACTGGAAAGTACCGATGTGACGATAATTCTTGGAAAGGATTTCGATGGAACCAACTGTAAAAGATAA
- a CDS encoding VOC family protein → MEDKKQGIGTLCQIGIIVKDIEAAVARLSRIFRMPQPEITITDSVENAHTRYRGKQTAARARLAFFPMGQVTIELIEPVGEPSTWKDHLRTKGEGFHHIAFQVDDFSEIRQHLAENNVSIDQEGDYTGGRYTYCGGPELSGIIMEFLENRSTGDNR, encoded by the coding sequence ATGGAAGACAAAAAACAGGGAATCGGAACTCTTTGCCAGATCGGTATCATTGTCAAGGATATAGAGGCCGCGGTGGCACGGCTAAGCCGCATATTCAGAATGCCGCAGCCGGAAATCACGATCACGGACAGCGTGGAGAACGCCCATACCAGATACAGAGGTAAACAGACAGCGGCAAGGGCTCGGCTGGCGTTTTTCCCCATGGGTCAGGTAACGATCGAACTTATCGAGCCGGTCGGGGAACCGAGTACATGGAAAGACCACCTCCGCACAAAAGGGGAAGGCTTCCATCACATAGCCTTTCAGGTCGATGATTTTTCCGAAATTCGTCAACACCTTGCAGAAAACAACGTAAGTATCGACCAGGAAGGGGATTATACCGGCGGCAGGTATACCTATTGCGGAGGGCCCGAATTATCAGGAATAATCATGGAGTTTCTCGAAAACCGCTCCACAGGGGACAACCGGTGA
- the rsfS gene encoding ribosome silencing factor: protein MEPTVKDNTLVLDIGNLIDEHKGKETIVLYVGDMCSWTDYFVITTVRSDAHLKGLLRSLSEYFDANNIVPINARKNINEKGWVLIDCGNFVIHLMESEQREFYELERLWFKGEVIFHSSRSS from the coding sequence ATGGAACCAACTGTAAAAGATAACACGCTTGTCCTCGATATTGGAAATCTCATCGATGAACATAAAGGAAAAGAGACAATCGTCCTTTATGTCGGAGATATGTGTTCATGGACGGATTATTTCGTTATCACGACGGTCAGAAGCGACGCACATTTGAAGGGACTTCTCCGCTCCCTTTCCGAATATTTCGATGCGAATAATATAGTTCCGATTAACGCGAGGAAAAATATCAATGAAAAAGGGTGGGTATTAATAGATTGCGGTAATTTTGTTATACACCTCATGGAATCCGAACAGAGAGAATTTTATGAACTTGAGCGACTCTGGTTTAAGGGTGAAGTAATATTTCATTCATCCAGGTCGTCATAA
- a CDS encoding DUF350 domain-containing protein, translating into MNTKLLVISLFQIGAGLILGTILLFIGFKLIGFWARKIYKIEQYNTSFAILIGGVLFSIGYFIKSIVEPLITTFRYLLGGREEIGEAIGTAVIYILIYFSLAFVFSFIVIVISFFLFTLFTQKLNEMEEIRNNNIAIGIILAVVIIVISLIVGDGFTLLTESIIPFPKLPKGIG; encoded by the coding sequence ATGAATACAAAGCTTCTCGTCATATCCCTGTTTCAGATCGGTGCGGGGTTGATCCTCGGTACGATCCTTCTCTTTATCGGTTTTAAACTCATCGGTTTCTGGGCCCGTAAAATATACAAGATCGAGCAGTACAATACATCATTCGCCATCCTTATCGGGGGCGTTCTTTTTTCAATCGGGTACTTCATCAAATCGATCGTCGAACCCCTTATCACTACATTCCGCTATCTTTTAGGCGGCCGGGAAGAAATCGGCGAGGCGATCGGAACAGCCGTCATCTACATCCTCATTTATTTTTCACTTGCCTTCGTGTTTTCGTTCATCGTCATCGTCATTTCATTTTTTCTCTTCACTCTCTTTACCCAAAAACTGAACGAGATGGAGGAGATCCGCAACAACAATATCGCGATCGGTATTATCCTCGCGGTTGTCATCATCGTGATATCCCTCATCGTAGGCGACGGCTTCACTCTTCTCACCGAATCCATTATCCCCTTTCCAAAACTTCCAAAGGGAATCGGGTAG